One window of Phalacrocorax carbo chromosome 1, bPhaCar2.1, whole genome shotgun sequence genomic DNA carries:
- the POLR2I gene encoding LOW QUALITY PROTEIN: DNA-directed RNA polymerase II subunit RPB9 (The sequence of the model RefSeq protein was modified relative to this genomic sequence to represent the inferred CDS: inserted 3 bases in 2 codons), producing the protein MVGIKPDRMYEQGFIRIHICKSXNIMYFMENMESRTLLHACQNCDYQQEVDKSCLCVNRSSXAVNKLTQIMKHISQDLILPTTGTAVIM; encoded by the exons ATGGTTGGTATAAAGCCAGACAGGATGTATGAGCAAGGCTTTATAAGGATTCATATCTGCAAGA ACAACATTATGTACTTCATGGAAAACATGGAGAGCAGGACCCTGCTCCATGCTTGCCAAAATTGTGACTACCAGCAGGAAGTTGACAAGAGCTGCCTCTGTGTCAACAGATCAAG TGCTGTCAACAAACTGACACAAATCATGAAGCATATTTCTCAGGATCTAATTTTGCCCACAACAGGGACTGCTGTTATCATGTGA